One genomic region from Phragmites australis chromosome 1, lpPhrAust1.1, whole genome shotgun sequence encodes:
- the LOC133919419 gene encoding S-type anion channel SLAH2-like isoform X3, translating into MSVTMARCSVCSRFARFMETDEPVVPQRPARVQPEAVGNDVQSCRYAEEPAFRERHGDVVDMAVNSPFQAPVLPTARPVSISMPASPRRTEVELQRHAITDAPLMCPLPSRGPAAMALAQPDKMVFRSQPIPAAPPQAKNSQVNHDSSRSAQPPRVESTSRSRRDTSYDSFKTWSGKLEKQITTHLLGARPQQQEQEQGVPEEEEGAASNRRRSSLPRVQRFFAALEGPELDKLRSSEELILPSDKTWPFLLRFPVSAFGMGMGMSSMAILWKRIAISASTRFLHITLKINLVLWCISVALMFILSTLYACKIVFYFEAVRREYYHPIRVNFFFAPWIACLFLAIGVPELVATSLPHWLWYVLMAPIVCLELKIYGQWISGGQRRLSRVANPSNHLSIVGNFVGALLGGIMGLKEGPLFFFAVGLAHYIVLFVTLYQRLPTSETLPRDLHPVFFLFVATPSVACLAWARITGEFDYGSRIAYFIAMFLYASLTVRINLFRGFRFSLAWWAYTFPMTSAAIASIRYSSEVKNAFTQSMCIGLSVAATLTVMALFFTTLLHAIVQRDLFPNDIAIAITERRLKPSFTTGMTQERGSKAALAPAPSDACRDLEAAVATSYT; encoded by the exons ATGTCAGTGACAATGGCACGTTGCTCAGTGTGCTCTC GTTTCGCGAGGTTCATGGAGACGGACGAACCCGTGGTGCCGCAACGTCCGGCGCGTGTGCAACCAGAAGCAGTCGGTAATGACGTCCAGTCGTGCCGCTACGCCGAGGAGCCGGCCTTCAGA GAGCGGCACGGTGACGTGGTCGACATGGCGGTGAACTCGCCGTTCCAAGCGCCTGTGCTCCCGACGGCGCGTCCGGTGTCAATAAGCATGCCGGCGTCGCCGAGAAGGACGGAGGTGGAGCTGCAGCGGCACGCCATCACGGACGCGCCGCTGATGTGTCCGCTCCCGTCGCGCGGCCCCGCGGCCATGGCACTCGCGCAGCCTGACAAGATGGTGTTCCGATCCCAGCCGATCCCCGCGGCGCCGCCTCAGGCCAAGAACTCCCAGGTGAACCACGACTCGAGCCGGAGCGCGCAACCACCGCGCGTGGAGAGTACCAGCAGGTCCCGCAGGGACACGAGCTACGACTCGTTCAAGACGTGGTCCgggaagctggagaagcagaTCACGACGCACCTGCTAGGCGCCAGGccgcagcagcaggagcaggaaCAAGGGGTGCccgaggaagaggagggcgCGGCGAGCAACCGCCGCAGGTCCTCCCTGCCCAGAGTGCAGCGCTTCTTCGCTGCGCTGGAAGGCCCTGAACTCGACAAGCTGAGG TCCTCGGAGGAACTGATCCTGCCGTCCGACAAGACGTGGCCGTTCCTGCTCCGATTCCCGGTGTCGGCGTTCGGCATGGGCATGGGCATGAGCAGCATGGCGATCCTGTGGAAGAGGATCGCGATCTCGGCGTCGACGCGGTTCCTGCACATCACGCTCAAGATCAACCTGGTGCTCTGGTGCATCTCGGTGGCACTCATGTTCATCCTCTCGACGCTGTACGCCTGCAAGATCGTCTTCTACTTCGAGGCGGTGCGGCGCGAGTACTACCACCCGATCCGCGTCAACTTCTTCTTCGCGCCGTGGATCGCCTGCCTGTTCCTGGCCATCGGCGTGCCGGAGCTGGTCGCGACCAGCCTCCCGCACTGGCTCTGGTACGTGCTCATGGCGCCCATCGTGTGCTTGGAGCTCAAGATCTACGGGCAGTGGATCTCCGGTGGGCAGAGGCGGTTGTCACGGGTGGCGAACCCGTCGAACCACCTGTCGATCGTCGGCAACTTCGTCGGCGCACTGCTCGGCGGCATCATGGGCCTGAAGGAGggccccctcttcttcttcgccgTCGGGCTGGCGCACTATATCGTACTGTTCGTGACGCTGTACCAGAGGCTGCCGACGAGCGAGACGCTGCCCAGGGACCTCCACCCGGTGTTCTTCCTGTTCGTGGCCACGCCCAGCGTTGCCTGCCTGGCGTGGGCGAGGATCACCGGCGAGTTCGATTACGGGTCCCGGATCGCCTACTTCATCGCCATGTTCCTCTACGCGTCACTC ACTGTGCGGATCAACCTGTTCCGGGGGTTCCGGTTCTCGCTGGCGTGGTGGGCGTACACGTTCCCGATGACGAGCGCGGCGATCGCGTCGATCCGGTACTCGTCGGAGGTGAAGAACGCGTTCACGCAGTCGATGTGCATCGGGCTCTCGGTGGCCGCAACGCTGACGGTGATGGCGCTCTTCTTCACCACGCTACTGCACGCGATAGTTCAGCGCGACCTCTTCCCCAACGacatcgccatcgccatcacggAGCGCAGGCTCAAGCCCAGCTTCACGACGGGGATGACGCAGGAGCGCGGCAGCAAGGCGGCGCTCGCCCCAGCCCCCTCCGACGCTTGCAGGGACCTGGAAGCCGCCGTTGCGACGTCGTATACGTAA
- the LOC133919419 gene encoding S-type anion channel SLAH2-like isoform X1 gives MSVTMARCSVCSRFARFMETDEPVVPQRPARVQPEAVGNDVQSCRYAEEPAFRERHGDVVDMAVNSPFQAPVLPTARPVSISMPASPRRTEVELQRHAITDAPLMCPLPSRGPAAMALAQPDKMVFRSQPIPAAPPQAKNSQVNHDSSRSAQPPRVESTSRSRRDTSYDSFKTWSGKLEKQITTHLLGARPQQQEQEQGVPEEEEGAASNRRRSSLPRVQRFFAALEGPELDKLRVLTSVANNSRAVHVNVTRHVSSLIMLWLHACTYVADRRIVVAVVSWQSSEELILPSDKTWPFLLRFPVSAFGMGMGMSSMAILWKRIAISASTRFLHITLKINLVLWCISVALMFILSTLYACKIVFYFEAVRREYYHPIRVNFFFAPWIACLFLAIGVPELVATSLPHWLWYVLMAPIVCLELKIYGQWISGGQRRLSRVANPSNHLSIVGNFVGALLGGIMGLKEGPLFFFAVGLAHYIVLFVTLYQRLPTSETLPRDLHPVFFLFVATPSVACLAWARITGEFDYGSRIAYFIAMFLYASLTVRINLFRGFRFSLAWWAYTFPMTSAAIASIRYSSEVKNAFTQSMCIGLSVAATLTVMALFFTTLLHAIVQRDLFPNDIAIAITERRLKPSFTTGMTQERGSKAALAPAPSDACRDLEAAVATSYT, from the exons ATGTCAGTGACAATGGCACGTTGCTCAGTGTGCTCTC GTTTCGCGAGGTTCATGGAGACGGACGAACCCGTGGTGCCGCAACGTCCGGCGCGTGTGCAACCAGAAGCAGTCGGTAATGACGTCCAGTCGTGCCGCTACGCCGAGGAGCCGGCCTTCAGA GAGCGGCACGGTGACGTGGTCGACATGGCGGTGAACTCGCCGTTCCAAGCGCCTGTGCTCCCGACGGCGCGTCCGGTGTCAATAAGCATGCCGGCGTCGCCGAGAAGGACGGAGGTGGAGCTGCAGCGGCACGCCATCACGGACGCGCCGCTGATGTGTCCGCTCCCGTCGCGCGGCCCCGCGGCCATGGCACTCGCGCAGCCTGACAAGATGGTGTTCCGATCCCAGCCGATCCCCGCGGCGCCGCCTCAGGCCAAGAACTCCCAGGTGAACCACGACTCGAGCCGGAGCGCGCAACCACCGCGCGTGGAGAGTACCAGCAGGTCCCGCAGGGACACGAGCTACGACTCGTTCAAGACGTGGTCCgggaagctggagaagcagaTCACGACGCACCTGCTAGGCGCCAGGccgcagcagcaggagcaggaaCAAGGGGTGCccgaggaagaggagggcgCGGCGAGCAACCGCCGCAGGTCCTCCCTGCCCAGAGTGCAGCGCTTCTTCGCTGCGCTGGAAGGCCCTGAACTCGACAAGCTGAGGGTACTGACATCAGTAGCTAACAACTCGCGCGCTGTTCATGTGAACGTTACACGACATGTCTCGAGCTTGATCATGCTCTGGTTGCACGCTTGCACGTACGTAGCTGACCGACGTATTGTTGTTGCCGTTGTGTCGTGGCAGTCCTCGGAGGAACTGATCCTGCCGTCCGACAAGACGTGGCCGTTCCTGCTCCGATTCCCGGTGTCGGCGTTCGGCATGGGCATGGGCATGAGCAGCATGGCGATCCTGTGGAAGAGGATCGCGATCTCGGCGTCGACGCGGTTCCTGCACATCACGCTCAAGATCAACCTGGTGCTCTGGTGCATCTCGGTGGCACTCATGTTCATCCTCTCGACGCTGTACGCCTGCAAGATCGTCTTCTACTTCGAGGCGGTGCGGCGCGAGTACTACCACCCGATCCGCGTCAACTTCTTCTTCGCGCCGTGGATCGCCTGCCTGTTCCTGGCCATCGGCGTGCCGGAGCTGGTCGCGACCAGCCTCCCGCACTGGCTCTGGTACGTGCTCATGGCGCCCATCGTGTGCTTGGAGCTCAAGATCTACGGGCAGTGGATCTCCGGTGGGCAGAGGCGGTTGTCACGGGTGGCGAACCCGTCGAACCACCTGTCGATCGTCGGCAACTTCGTCGGCGCACTGCTCGGCGGCATCATGGGCCTGAAGGAGggccccctcttcttcttcgccgTCGGGCTGGCGCACTATATCGTACTGTTCGTGACGCTGTACCAGAGGCTGCCGACGAGCGAGACGCTGCCCAGGGACCTCCACCCGGTGTTCTTCCTGTTCGTGGCCACGCCCAGCGTTGCCTGCCTGGCGTGGGCGAGGATCACCGGCGAGTTCGATTACGGGTCCCGGATCGCCTACTTCATCGCCATGTTCCTCTACGCGTCACTC ACTGTGCGGATCAACCTGTTCCGGGGGTTCCGGTTCTCGCTGGCGTGGTGGGCGTACACGTTCCCGATGACGAGCGCGGCGATCGCGTCGATCCGGTACTCGTCGGAGGTGAAGAACGCGTTCACGCAGTCGATGTGCATCGGGCTCTCGGTGGCCGCAACGCTGACGGTGATGGCGCTCTTCTTCACCACGCTACTGCACGCGATAGTTCAGCGCGACCTCTTCCCCAACGacatcgccatcgccatcacggAGCGCAGGCTCAAGCCCAGCTTCACGACGGGGATGACGCAGGAGCGCGGCAGCAAGGCGGCGCTCGCCCCAGCCCCCTCCGACGCTTGCAGGGACCTGGAAGCCGCCGTTGCGACGTCGTATACGTAA
- the LOC133919419 gene encoding S-type anion channel SLAH3-like isoform X4, producing MSVTMARCSVCSRFARFMETDEPVVPQRPARVQPEAVGNDVQSCRYAEEPAFRSSEELILPSDKTWPFLLRFPVSAFGMGMGMSSMAILWKRIAISASTRFLHITLKINLVLWCISVALMFILSTLYACKIVFYFEAVRREYYHPIRVNFFFAPWIACLFLAIGVPELVATSLPHWLWYVLMAPIVCLELKIYGQWISGGQRRLSRVANPSNHLSIVGNFVGALLGGIMGLKEGPLFFFAVGLAHYIVLFVTLYQRLPTSETLPRDLHPVFFLFVATPSVACLAWARITGEFDYGSRIAYFIAMFLYASLTVRINLFRGFRFSLAWWAYTFPMTSAAIASIRYSSEVKNAFTQSMCIGLSVAATLTVMALFFTTLLHAIVQRDLFPNDIAIAITERRLKPSFTTGMTQERGSKAALAPAPSDACRDLEAAVATSYT from the exons ATGTCAGTGACAATGGCACGTTGCTCAGTGTGCTCTC GTTTCGCGAGGTTCATGGAGACGGACGAACCCGTGGTGCCGCAACGTCCGGCGCGTGTGCAACCAGAAGCAGTCGGTAATGACGTCCAGTCGTGCCGCTACGCCGAGGAGCCGGCCTTCAGA TCCTCGGAGGAACTGATCCTGCCGTCCGACAAGACGTGGCCGTTCCTGCTCCGATTCCCGGTGTCGGCGTTCGGCATGGGCATGGGCATGAGCAGCATGGCGATCCTGTGGAAGAGGATCGCGATCTCGGCGTCGACGCGGTTCCTGCACATCACGCTCAAGATCAACCTGGTGCTCTGGTGCATCTCGGTGGCACTCATGTTCATCCTCTCGACGCTGTACGCCTGCAAGATCGTCTTCTACTTCGAGGCGGTGCGGCGCGAGTACTACCACCCGATCCGCGTCAACTTCTTCTTCGCGCCGTGGATCGCCTGCCTGTTCCTGGCCATCGGCGTGCCGGAGCTGGTCGCGACCAGCCTCCCGCACTGGCTCTGGTACGTGCTCATGGCGCCCATCGTGTGCTTGGAGCTCAAGATCTACGGGCAGTGGATCTCCGGTGGGCAGAGGCGGTTGTCACGGGTGGCGAACCCGTCGAACCACCTGTCGATCGTCGGCAACTTCGTCGGCGCACTGCTCGGCGGCATCATGGGCCTGAAGGAGggccccctcttcttcttcgccgTCGGGCTGGCGCACTATATCGTACTGTTCGTGACGCTGTACCAGAGGCTGCCGACGAGCGAGACGCTGCCCAGGGACCTCCACCCGGTGTTCTTCCTGTTCGTGGCCACGCCCAGCGTTGCCTGCCTGGCGTGGGCGAGGATCACCGGCGAGTTCGATTACGGGTCCCGGATCGCCTACTTCATCGCCATGTTCCTCTACGCGTCACTC ACTGTGCGGATCAACCTGTTCCGGGGGTTCCGGTTCTCGCTGGCGTGGTGGGCGTACACGTTCCCGATGACGAGCGCGGCGATCGCGTCGATCCGGTACTCGTCGGAGGTGAAGAACGCGTTCACGCAGTCGATGTGCATCGGGCTCTCGGTGGCCGCAACGCTGACGGTGATGGCGCTCTTCTTCACCACGCTACTGCACGCGATAGTTCAGCGCGACCTCTTCCCCAACGacatcgccatcgccatcacggAGCGCAGGCTCAAGCCCAGCTTCACGACGGGGATGACGCAGGAGCGCGGCAGCAAGGCGGCGCTCGCCCCAGCCCCCTCCGACGCTTGCAGGGACCTGGAAGCCGCCGTTGCGACGTCGTATACGTAA
- the LOC133919419 gene encoding S-type anion channel SLAH2-like isoform X2: METDEPVVPQRPARVQPEAVGNDVQSCRYAEEPAFRERHGDVVDMAVNSPFQAPVLPTARPVSISMPASPRRTEVELQRHAITDAPLMCPLPSRGPAAMALAQPDKMVFRSQPIPAAPPQAKNSQVNHDSSRSAQPPRVESTSRSRRDTSYDSFKTWSGKLEKQITTHLLGARPQQQEQEQGVPEEEEGAASNRRRSSLPRVQRFFAALEGPELDKLRVLTSVANNSRAVHVNVTRHVSSLIMLWLHACTYVADRRIVVAVVSWQSSEELILPSDKTWPFLLRFPVSAFGMGMGMSSMAILWKRIAISASTRFLHITLKINLVLWCISVALMFILSTLYACKIVFYFEAVRREYYHPIRVNFFFAPWIACLFLAIGVPELVATSLPHWLWYVLMAPIVCLELKIYGQWISGGQRRLSRVANPSNHLSIVGNFVGALLGGIMGLKEGPLFFFAVGLAHYIVLFVTLYQRLPTSETLPRDLHPVFFLFVATPSVACLAWARITGEFDYGSRIAYFIAMFLYASLTVRINLFRGFRFSLAWWAYTFPMTSAAIASIRYSSEVKNAFTQSMCIGLSVAATLTVMALFFTTLLHAIVQRDLFPNDIAIAITERRLKPSFTTGMTQERGSKAALAPAPSDACRDLEAAVATSYT; this comes from the exons ATGGAGACGGACGAACCCGTGGTGCCGCAACGTCCGGCGCGTGTGCAACCAGAAGCAGTCGGTAATGACGTCCAGTCGTGCCGCTACGCCGAGGAGCCGGCCTTCAGA GAGCGGCACGGTGACGTGGTCGACATGGCGGTGAACTCGCCGTTCCAAGCGCCTGTGCTCCCGACGGCGCGTCCGGTGTCAATAAGCATGCCGGCGTCGCCGAGAAGGACGGAGGTGGAGCTGCAGCGGCACGCCATCACGGACGCGCCGCTGATGTGTCCGCTCCCGTCGCGCGGCCCCGCGGCCATGGCACTCGCGCAGCCTGACAAGATGGTGTTCCGATCCCAGCCGATCCCCGCGGCGCCGCCTCAGGCCAAGAACTCCCAGGTGAACCACGACTCGAGCCGGAGCGCGCAACCACCGCGCGTGGAGAGTACCAGCAGGTCCCGCAGGGACACGAGCTACGACTCGTTCAAGACGTGGTCCgggaagctggagaagcagaTCACGACGCACCTGCTAGGCGCCAGGccgcagcagcaggagcaggaaCAAGGGGTGCccgaggaagaggagggcgCGGCGAGCAACCGCCGCAGGTCCTCCCTGCCCAGAGTGCAGCGCTTCTTCGCTGCGCTGGAAGGCCCTGAACTCGACAAGCTGAGGGTACTGACATCAGTAGCTAACAACTCGCGCGCTGTTCATGTGAACGTTACACGACATGTCTCGAGCTTGATCATGCTCTGGTTGCACGCTTGCACGTACGTAGCTGACCGACGTATTGTTGTTGCCGTTGTGTCGTGGCAGTCCTCGGAGGAACTGATCCTGCCGTCCGACAAGACGTGGCCGTTCCTGCTCCGATTCCCGGTGTCGGCGTTCGGCATGGGCATGGGCATGAGCAGCATGGCGATCCTGTGGAAGAGGATCGCGATCTCGGCGTCGACGCGGTTCCTGCACATCACGCTCAAGATCAACCTGGTGCTCTGGTGCATCTCGGTGGCACTCATGTTCATCCTCTCGACGCTGTACGCCTGCAAGATCGTCTTCTACTTCGAGGCGGTGCGGCGCGAGTACTACCACCCGATCCGCGTCAACTTCTTCTTCGCGCCGTGGATCGCCTGCCTGTTCCTGGCCATCGGCGTGCCGGAGCTGGTCGCGACCAGCCTCCCGCACTGGCTCTGGTACGTGCTCATGGCGCCCATCGTGTGCTTGGAGCTCAAGATCTACGGGCAGTGGATCTCCGGTGGGCAGAGGCGGTTGTCACGGGTGGCGAACCCGTCGAACCACCTGTCGATCGTCGGCAACTTCGTCGGCGCACTGCTCGGCGGCATCATGGGCCTGAAGGAGggccccctcttcttcttcgccgTCGGGCTGGCGCACTATATCGTACTGTTCGTGACGCTGTACCAGAGGCTGCCGACGAGCGAGACGCTGCCCAGGGACCTCCACCCGGTGTTCTTCCTGTTCGTGGCCACGCCCAGCGTTGCCTGCCTGGCGTGGGCGAGGATCACCGGCGAGTTCGATTACGGGTCCCGGATCGCCTACTTCATCGCCATGTTCCTCTACGCGTCACTC ACTGTGCGGATCAACCTGTTCCGGGGGTTCCGGTTCTCGCTGGCGTGGTGGGCGTACACGTTCCCGATGACGAGCGCGGCGATCGCGTCGATCCGGTACTCGTCGGAGGTGAAGAACGCGTTCACGCAGTCGATGTGCATCGGGCTCTCGGTGGCCGCAACGCTGACGGTGATGGCGCTCTTCTTCACCACGCTACTGCACGCGATAGTTCAGCGCGACCTCTTCCCCAACGacatcgccatcgccatcacggAGCGCAGGCTCAAGCCCAGCTTCACGACGGGGATGACGCAGGAGCGCGGCAGCAAGGCGGCGCTCGCCCCAGCCCCCTCCGACGCTTGCAGGGACCTGGAAGCCGCCGTTGCGACGTCGTATACGTAA